A stretch of the Fusarium musae strain F31 chromosome 2, whole genome shotgun sequence genome encodes the following:
- a CDS encoding hypothetical protein (EggNog:ENOG41) — translation MVSHVDDEESQPLMARTDSIDVGVVPVSGSGSDSDRENAYTHPDAPLDTGTTLEVDDSGPSTPRFIQDETTWKRWNWVPYPVRRASKWVAKWSHGPVNPQPFRIKPLFPAIQEYPLVLVDRFIPNLKHRFWLVFCYLSIWIVTFALVKRRDTMASEIEGWGTPQTIGCGVSYWAAGNLCGLDGSDCRPFNGSGFPFKCRANCENYHVLNPRAVGDQELIYAPMVVGGPGTNGSAEPVYRGDSFVCAAAIHAGVVSNQDGGCGVVELVGRSENYAASRHHGISSMGFDSYFPLSFRFVPDVKCSAIDSRWDLLAVSTVFAGVLSLFTNSAPLFFFAIFTGIFWTVGMALDPPPSRTVASLFSNLIGKFLPAMFCAWVMYDKMGVRRTLKGLTAQVEKTILWLGGCWVGGMENYTLSFIPISRLNKHDLNQQPGARAALAIIIIVLVAIVCSQAWFFRKEGRLIKYLKLYALLVGAILISLTIPSLNLRIHHYIIALLLLPGTSMQTRPSLLYQGLLVGLFISGIARWGFDPVLQTSEALQGDAQKGSKLPSITEPVIHLANGTDTLSNITFTWNEPPRQLYDGISILVNDVERFRTYFGDVDEERSFVWSRNSTLDLPEYFRFAYMDGSESGDYTKAGVWTVDGEWNKMKPGPSRLKARSLDNNNKEDKEREEKEQMEKEKIEKERIENEKIEKEKKEKEKEIKDKEKKDKEKKDKEKKDKEKKDK, via the exons ATGGTGAGCCATGTAGACGACGAAGAATCACAACCTCTCATGGCTCGCACCGATTCTATAGACGTTGGCGTCGTGCCCgtcagcggcagcggcagcgatTCGGATCGCGAGAATGCCTATACACATCCTGATGCGCCGCTCGATACCGGAACGACACTCGAAGTCGATGACAGCGGCCCCTCGACCCCGCGGTTCATCCAAGATGAGACTACCTGGAAGAGGTGGAATTGGGTCCCATACCCCGTTCGGCGAGCTTCGAAATGGGTTGCGAAATGGTCTCACGGCCCTGTAAACCCCCAGCCTTTTCGCATTAAACCACTCTTCCCAGCTATCCAGGAATACCCCCTCGTCCTTGTCGACCGCTTCATTCCTAATCTCAAACACCGATTTTGGCTCGTTTTCTGCTATCTATCCATCTGGATCGTCACTTTCGCTCTCGTTAAACGCCGCGACACCATGGCCAGTGAGATCGAAGGATGGGGCACACCGCAAACCATTGGATGCGGTGTTTCATATTGGGCCGCCGGGAACCTGTGCGGACTGGATGGAAGCGACTGTCGCCCCTTCAATGGCAGCGGTTTTCCATTCAAGTGCAGGGCCAATTGCGAAAACTACCATGTCTTGAACCCCAGAGCGGTTGGGGACCAAGAGCTCATCTATGCACCGATGGTTGTAGGAGGGCCGGGTACCAATGGGTCTGCTGAGCCTGTGTACCGCGGAGACTCCTTCGTATGTGCTGCTGCTATCCACGCCGGCGTCGTTTCGAACCAAGACGGCGgttgtggtgttgttgagttGGTTGGCCGCAGTGAGAATTATGCTGCGTCTAGACACCATGGTATCTCAAGTATGGGATTTGATTCTTATTTCCCATTGTCCTTCCGCTTCGTTCCAGATGTCAAATGCTCCGCGATCGATTCGCGATGGGATTTGTTGGCTGTTTCAACCGTCTTTGCTGGAGTTTTGTCTCTCTTCACTAACTCGGCTccgctcttcttcttcgccatctTCACGGGCATCTTCTGGACTGTTGGCATGGCCCTTGACCCGCCTCCATCAAGAACAGTTGCGTCTTTGTTCTCCAACTTGATCGGAAAGTTCCTCCCTGCAATGTTTTGTGCGTGGGTCATGTACGACAAGATGGGTGTTCGCCGCACTCTCAAGGGTCTCACAGCACAGGTCGAAAAGACAATCTTGTGGCTCGGCGGATGCTGGGTTGGTGGAATGGAGAACTATACCCTTAGCTTCATCCCCATTTCGCGCCTCAACAAGCACGATCTGAACCAGCAACCAGGGGCCAGGGCAGCTCTTGCTATCATCATAATCGTGCTTGTCGCCATTGTCTGTTCACAGGCGTGGTTCTTCCGGAAAGAAGGACGCCTGATCAAATACCTCAAGCTCTACGCACTCCTTGTCGGGGCCATCCTCATCTCCCTTACCATTCCCAGCCTCAATCTGCGGATTCATCACTACATTATTGCCCTCCTGCTTCTTCCTGGAACAAGCATGCAGACAAGGCCATCTCTTCTATACCAGGGACTTCTCGTTGGGCTCTTCATTAGTGGTATCGCTCGATGGGGCTTTGACCCTGTGCTCCAAACCTCTGAAGCTCTACAGGGGGATGCTCAAAAGGGCTCCAAATTACCATCAATCACCGAGCCTGTCATTCACCTTGCCAATGGCACGGATACATTGTCAAACATCACATTCACATGGAACGAGCCGCCACGGCAGCTGTACGATGGGATAAGTATCCTGGTAAACGACGTCGAGCGTTTCCGTACATACTtcggcgatgttgatgaggagcGTAGCTTCGTCTGGAGCAGAAACAGCACTTTGGATTTGCCAGAGTACTTCCGCTTTGCATATATGGATGGAAGTGAAAGTGGAGACTATACCAAGGCCGGCGTCTGGACAGTAGATGGCGAGTggaacaagatgaagcctGGACCCTCACGGTTAAAGGCCCGCAGTTTGGACAATAATAA TaaggaggacaaggagagagaggagaaggagcagatggagaaggagaagatagagaaggagaggatagagaatgagaagatagagaaggagaaaaaggagaaagagaaggagataaaggataaggagaagaaggataaggagaagaaggataaggagaagaaggataaggagaagaaggataagtAG
- a CDS encoding hypothetical protein (EggNog:ENOG41), protein MPPLPAKYPRQIPLEVTVYGPHNALRAANFGAKRLLLCRKGSSTVGGVSPTPQELRHLKRKIHIPISCVIRPRGAPNPSGPGESHDYVYSNNELVQMSESIRQLKETGVMNAIRGDSFVFGCVKHSHEETAENSRHKIVIHSAYCRYLIEMAKPFGCVFNRAFDHFAERGNPDAVIAELTTLGFAGIMTAGGPGSFSNHLERLDAMCHHTTSIQLVVAGGVCCPEIQKLRKRAHNHDRLSIWLNGDCLRPRDHDDPETTDMNGVMSLIDQLGLQTTD, encoded by the coding sequence ATGCCGCCTCTGCCAGCTAAATACCCACGACAGATCCCTCTTGAGGTCACAGTCTATGGCCCCCACAACGCTCTCAGAGCCGCCAACTTTGGTGCAAAGCGTCTTCTCCTCTGCCGAAAGGGCTCCTCTACCGTTGGCGGGGTGAGTCCCACTCCCCAGGAGCTTCGCCATCTCAAAAGAAAGATTCACATCCCAATCAGCTGCGTCATTCGACCCCGTGGAGCTCCTAACCCTTCTGGTCCAGGCGAGTCTCACGACTACGTTTACTCTAACAACGAACTTGTCCAGATGAGCGAGTCTATTCGCCAGCTCAAGGAAACAGGCGTCATGAATGCTATCCGCGGAGATTCTTTCGTGTTTGGCTGTGTTAAGCATAGCCATGAGGAAACAGCTGAGAACTCTCGCCACAAGATCGTGATTCACTCAGCATACTGTCGCTATCTCATTGAAATGGCCAAGCCATTCGGTTGTGTCTTCAACCGTGCTTTCGACCACTTTGCTGAACGTGGAAACCCAGACGCTGTCATTGCAGAGCTCACCACTCTTGGTTTTGCAGGCATCATGACAGCGGGAGGACCAGGTTCCTTTTCAAACCACCTTGAGCGGCTAGATGCTATGTGCCACCATACCACCAGCATCCAACTCGTTGTCGCAGGGGGGGTTTGTTGCCCCGAGATTCAGAAGCTTCGAAAGCGTGCTCACAACCATGATCGTCTCTCCATTTGGCTGAACGGCGATTGTCTTCGTCCCAGAGATCATGACGATCCAGAGACTACCGATATGAACGGCGTCATGTCGCTGATTGATCAGCTTGGCTTACAAACAACGGACTAG
- a CDS encoding hypothetical protein (EggNog:ENOG41), with protein MFELLKPSASATEVGVARLGRLAFASNRRIMQTPNYIAVASRGVVPHLTPDNIAKHTAFDAAYLAIEDFLEKSQPPVLQLPPGTPRNLQSFTAFPSDRALILGPRRFPAVTTPVGNGAHHVSIFTSTGFRNLTIPEFTKTIELAQPDIAIPPADLFHSSSTPTSKRQIRMVERTEEWVDEFFHLSDPKGRLKEMGVSIFAPVLPVEYPIQWDYLRYLAEDVRDSLSGLAVYDVNLVPELANYPSLGSLPRLSFGPSKSPQDILRQIALGIDVCTVPFANTASDAGIALSFTFPPPESSDMQPLGIDMWSEEHTTSLQPLVSGCQCYTCTKHHRAFIKHLLNAKEMLGWNLLQIHNHVILTSFFEGVRAALNESAEKFDELHKKFLTVYEPEVPVGTGVRPRARGYHFKSIAGQAKINEPSWQAFDSVDASPHPEAIAEPLAAIDGTLPVDEVASSLEK; from the exons ATGTTTGAACTACTAAAACCCTCTGCTTCTGCAACTGAAGTTGGAGTTGCTCGGCTTGGTCGTCTAGCATTCGCTAGTAATCGAAGGATTATGCAGACACCAAACTACATCGCTGTTGCATCTCGAGGAGTTGTTCCTCACTTGACTCCAGACAATATCGCCAAACACACAGCGTTTGATGCCGCGTATCTAGCAATCGAGGACT TTCTTGAGAAATCACAACCTCCTGTTCTTCAGTTGCCCCCTGGTACACCAAGAAATCTTCAGAGCTTTACTGCTTTCCCTTCAGATCGAGCACTCATTCTTGGCCCAAGACGGTTCCCAGCTGTGACAACACCTGTTGGAAACGGTGCTCATCATGTCAGCATTTTTACCTCTACCGGTTTCCGCAATCTCACCATCCCCGAGTTCACCAAGACTATTGAACTCGCTCAACCAGATATCGCCATTCCTCCAGCCGACCTCTTCCACTccagctcaacaccaacgtcAAAACGTCAAATTCGCATGGTTGAGAGAACCGAAGAATGGGTAGACGAATTCTTTCATCTTTCAGACCCTAAAGGCCGTCTAAAGGAAATGGGGGTTTCCATCTTCGCTCCTGTATTGCCTGTCGAGTACCCTATACAGTGGGACTACTTGCGATATCTTGCAGAAGACGTGCGAGATTCCCTCTCTGGTCTTGCAGTTTATGATGTTAACCTTGTCCCCGAGTTGGCAAACTATCCCTCTCTTGGATCTCTGCCGCGGTTGTCATTTGGACCATCTAAGAGCCCCCAGGATATTCTGCGACAGATCGCTCTGGGTATCGATGTATGCACGGTACCTTTTGCCAACACTGCCTCTGATGCAGGCATCGCCCTATCGTTCACCTTCCCACCCCCTGAGTCCTCCGACATGCAGCCACTGGGTATAGATATGTGGTCAGAGGAGCATACGACATCCCTGCAGCCTCTAGTGAGCGGTTGCCAATGCTACACTTGCACCAAGCATCACCGGGCGTTCATTAAGCACCTACTGAATGCGAAGGAGATGTTGGGCTGGAACCTACTCCAGATTCACAATCATGTCATTCTTACTTCATTCTTTGAAGGCGTTCGGGCAGCTCTAAACGAGAGCGCCGAGAAGTTTGACGAGCTTCATAAGAAATTCTTGACTGTTTATGAGCCCGAGGTCCCTGTTGGAACTGGAGTGAGACCCCGAGCCAGGGGTTACCATTTCAAGAGCATAGCTGGTCAGGCTAAGATCAACGAGCCTAGCTGGCAAGCGTTTGATTCGGTCGATGCCAGTCCCCACCCCGAGGCCATTGCAGAACCTCTGGCAGCTATCGATGGAACACTGCCCGTCGATGAGGTTGCATCGAGTTTGGAGAAGTGA
- a CDS encoding hypothetical protein (EggNog:ENOG41): MATPFKIQLEPQNSGLLGMKLGQSEASKATDLLQKDLENHHVFFNESGFHDHIVHQVLTLYGTGATTKDLDTAYNANKTYQLKAMKPKPDVVDKLEHGSDWSQYLGKGRNYATFFRFFQDEIERIGWQDTLKEYLFKDDARGRDMQSRLFAGILHPLIQLLYGMEWSQPMIIASALAQTAVHRDDYKEFLTAAAGKAQASDAPPKMKTIGGLYEDAVKNDKLRTSSHWDDSNRIFDGVFARAKDEMITLAAKVRVDEEELDEKIAEMVHHSAFVASAAAFHPPHAPRFEFILMQVSPFHTDPVANRGRHHITSTPFFLTLKEQSWIPASTKARFLENKIRMDLLQYIARGSPALRGDLLCGYKPKDGDNLVGKPEDLFPRIHKVVDDGHTVKLARALMLAQRVTKPYENKKWVRIKGDDEWLRAVYLLLDANEEADRQGGTMWVRSSGFDEAWEEIPKAKM; encoded by the exons ATGGCGACTCCTTTCAAGATTCAGCTGGAACCCCAGAACTCGGGGCTTCTAGGGATGAAGCTTGGTCAGAGTGAGGCCTCGAAGGCAACTGACCTGCTGCAGAAGGATCTAGAG AACCACCacgtcttcttcaacgagTCTGGCTTTCACGACCAT ATTGTTCATCAAGTCTTAACTCTATATGGTACCGGCGCAACAACAAAGGACCTGGACACTGCATACAACGCCAACAAGACATATCAGCTTAAGGCCATGAAACCAAAGCCTGATGTCGTTGATAAACTAGAACACGGCTCAGACTGGTCACAATATCTTGGAAAAGGTAGAAACTATGCTACATTCTTTCGTTTCTTCCAGGACGAGATCGAAAGAATAGGATGGCAGGACACACTCAAGGAGTATCTCTTCAAGGACGATGCTCGAGGCCGTGACATGCAAAGCCGTCTATTCGCCGGTATTCTTCACCCACTTATTCAGTTGTTGTATGGCATGGAGTGGTCACAGCCCATGATCATCGCTTCAGCTCTTGCACAGACTGCTGTTCATCGAGACGATTATAAAGAATTTCTCACAGCCGCTGCTGGAAAGGCTCAAGCTTCCGATGCGCCACCTAAGATGAAGACCATTGGTGGCCTTTATGAAGACGCCGTAAAGAATGACAAACTTCGAACAAGCTCGCATTGGGATGATTCCAACCGGATCTTCGATGGTGTATTTGCGAGGGCGAAGGACGAGATGATCACGTTGGCGGCGAAAGTGAgggttgatgaggaggagctggacGAAAAGATTGCCGAGATGGTCCATCACTCTGCTTTCGTTGCTTCAGCTGCTGCTTTTCATCCACCTCATGCTCCAAGATTCGAATTTATTCTCATGCAAGTCTCTCCTTTCCACACTGACCCCGTTGCTAACCGCGGCAGGCATCACATAACATCGACGCCATTCTTTCTCACGCTAAAAGAGCAGTCCTGGATTCCAGCATCAACCAAGGCGCGCTTCTTGGAGAACAAAATCCGCATGGATCTCCTGCAGTACATCGCTCGTGGCTCGCCAGCTCTTCGTGGCGATCTGCTCTGTGGCTATAAGCCCAAGGATGGAGATAATCTGGTGGGTAAGCCAGAAGATCTATTCCCAAGGATTCACAAGGTCGTGGATGATGGGCACACTGTCAAGTTGGCCAGGGCACTGATGCTGGCGCAAAGAGTTACCAAGCCGTATGAGAACAAGAAGTGGGTGAGGATCAAGGGAGATGACGAGTGGTTGAGGGCTGTGTACCTGTTGCTGGATGCCAATGAGGAAGCTGATAGGCAGGGAGGTACCATGTGGGTTCGATCTTCAGGGTTCGATGAAGCTTGGGAGGAGATTCCCAAGGCTAAGATGTAA
- a CDS encoding hypothetical protein (EggNog:ENOG41~BUSCO:EOG09260E2O) — MKTDFKFSNLLGTVYCQGNLLYSPDGTHLFSPVGNRVTVFNLVENKSYTLPFAHRKNIARIGLTPRGNLLLSIDEDGHAILTNVPRRISIYHFSFRSSVTALSFSPSGRHFAVGLGRKIEVWHVPSTPDASAEGELEFAPFVRYHTHTGHFDTVSHIEWSSDSRFFLTTSKDLTARIWSLNREEGFTPTVLSGHKQAVIGAWFSENQEMIYTVSKDGAVFDWQYVKPINRIKDDDKMDDDDDDSDMQWRIVQRHYFMQGSAHVRCAAFHPETNLLVAGFSNGLFGLYEMPDFNMIHKLSISQNDIDFVTINNSGEWLAFGASKLGQLLVWEWQSESYILKQQGHFDAMNALVYSPDGQRIITTADDGKIKVWDIQSGFCIVTFTEHTSGVTACEFAKKGNVLFTSSLDGSIRAWDLIRYRNFRTFTAPTRLSFSCMAVDPSGEVVAAGSLDSFDIHIWSVQTGQLLDQLSGHEGPVSSLAFTPNGDSLISGSWDRTARIWSIFSRTQTSEPLQLQADVLDIAVRPDSLQLAISTLDGQLTFWSVTDAEQTSGVDGRRDVSGGRKLTDRRTAANMAGTKSFNTIRYSADGSCLLAGGNSKYICLYSVTTMVLLKKYTVSVNLSLSGTQEFLNSKLLTEAGPAGDLDDQEASDREDRVDSSLPGSKRGDPSARRKVPEVRVTGIGFSPAGTAFCAASTEGLLIYSLDQDIQFDPFDLNMEITPASTLAVLETEQDYLKALVMAFRLNEAGLIKRVFQAIPSAEIPLVVADLPTVYVSRLLRFVAAQTEESPHIEFCLVWIKAIVDKHGAWLSANRAKADIELRVVARAVSKMRDEIRRLADENVYMVDYLLGQAEDKSGKKDVKTLESGKTVDVKLMDVDGDEQSEAGSDEWIGLE; from the exons ATGAAGACCGATTTCAAG TTCTCGAACTTGCTGGGCACTGTTTACTGCCAGGGCAACCTGCTCTATAGCCCCGATGGCACCCATCTTTTCTCGCCAGTTGGCAACAGAGTGACTGTCTTTAATCTGGTAGA AAACAAATCATACACCCTCCCGTTCGCTCATCGCAAAAACATTGCCCGTATCGGACTTACACCACGCGGCAACCTTCTCCTCTCCATTGACGAAGATGGACACGCGATCTTGACCAATGTCCCCCGAAGGATATCCATATACCACTTCTCCTTCCGATCTTCCGTCACAGCACTATCATTCTCGCCATCCGGTCGACATTTTGCTGTGGGACTGGGTCGCAAAATTGAGGTCTGGCACGTCCCCTCAACCCCCGATGCTTCTGCCGAGGGTGAACTCGAATTTGCTCCTTTCGTTCGATACCACACACATACCGGTCATTTCGATACCGTTAGCCACATTGAGTGGTCCAGCGACTCACGATTCTTCCTCACAACCTCCAAGGATCTCACGGCGCGGATATGGAGTTTGAACCGTGAGGAGGGTTTCACCCCCACGGTGCTCTCAGGCCATAAACAGGCTGTTATCGGTGCTTGGTTCTCAGAAAATCAGGAGATGATTTACACTGTTAGCAAGGATGGCGCCGTCTTTGACTGGCAGTATGTCAAGCCTATCAACCGTATTAAGGACGACGACAAGatggatgacgacgacgatgattcAGATATGCAATGGCGCATTGTCCAACGGCACTACTTCATGCAGGGAAGCGCTCATGTGCGATGTGCCGCTTTCCACCCTGAGACGAATCTCCTGGTTGCTGGTTTCTCCAACGGTCTGTTTGGCCTGTACGAGATGCCCGACTTCAACATGATACACAAGCTGAGCATCTCGCAAAACGATATCGACTttgtcaccatcaacaacagtgGCGAGTGGCTGGCGTTTGGTGCGTCCAAGCTGGGACAATTACTGGTATGGGAGTGGCAGTCTGAATCTTACATCCTTAAACAGCAGGGCCATTTCGATGCCATGAACGCTCTGGTCTACTCACCTGACGGCCAgcgcatcatcaccactgccGATGACGGAAAGATCAAGGTCTGGGATATCCAGTCAGGCTTCTGTATAGTTACCTTCACTGAGCATACTAGCGGCGTTACAGCTTGCGAGTTTGCCAAGAAGGGTAATGTTCTCTTCACATCAAGTCTGGATGGATCTATTCGAGCCTGGGATTTAATCCGGTACCGAAACTTCCGAACTTTCACAGCACCTACAAGACTGTCATTCTCATGCATGGCTGTCGACCCCAGCGGCGAAGTCGTAGCTGCTGGATCTCTCGATTCCTTCGACATTCACATTTGGTCCGTCCAGACAGGCCAACTTCTTGATCAGCTATCAGGCCACGAGGGCCCTGTCTCGTCTCTCGCATTCACACCCAATGGTGACTCACTCATTAGTGGTTCTTGGGACCGCACAGCCCGTATCTGGTCTATCTTTAGCCGGACACAGACCAGCGAGCCTCTGCAGCTCCAGGCCGATGTTCTCGACATTGCTGTCCGTCCAGATTCTTTGCAACTGGCCATCTCAACATTAGATGGCCAGCTTACTTTCTGGTCGGTAACAGATGCAGAGCAGACTTCTGGAGTGGATGGACGAAGAGATGTTTCAGGAGGACGAAAACTCACAGATCGCCGAACGGCGGCCAATATGGCCGGCACAAAGAGCTTCAACACAATCCGATATAGCGCTGATGGCAGCTGTCTCTTGGCTGGCGGAAACAGCAAGTACATCTGCTTGTACTCCGTAACAACCATGGTGCTTCTGAAGAAGTACACTGTCAGCGTCAACCTTTCTCTCTCCGGTACCCAGGAATTCCTCAACAGCAAGCTATTGACTGAAGCCGGCCCTGCTGGAGACCTCGACGATCAGGAAGCCTCAGACCGCGAAGACCGCGTGGATAGCTCGTTGCCAGGATCAAAACGTGGTGACCCTTCAGCACGAAGGAAGGTCCCTGAGGTGCGTGTGACAGGCATTGGTTTCTCACCTGCAGGCACTGCGTTCTGTGCTGCCTCAACGGAGGGTCTCCTGATCTACAGTTTGGATCAGGACATCCAGTTCGACCCTTTCGACCTGAACATGGAGATCACCCCTGCCTCAACACTCGCCGTTCTCGAGACAGAGCAAGATTACCTCAAAGCACTTGTCATGGCCTTCCGTCTCAACGAAGCTGGTCTGATAAAGCGAGTCTTTCAAGCCATTCCCTCCGCCGAAATTCCTCTCGTTGTTGCCGACCTCCCTACCGTATATGTTTCTCGTCTTCTCCGCTTTGTCGCCGCCCAGACCGAGGAGTCACCCCACATTGAGTTCTGTCTCGTCTGGATCAAGGCTATCGTTGATAAGCATGGAGCTTGGCTCTCGGCAAACCGTGCCAAGGCCGACATTGAGCTAAGAGTCGTTGCGCGAGCTGTATCCAAGATGAGGGATGAGATTAGGAGACTTGCTGACGAAAACGTGTACATGGTTGATTATTTGTTGGGTCAAGCGGAGGATAAGTCTGGAAAGAAGGATGTCAAGACATTGGAGAGTGGCAAAACTGTGGATGTGAAACTTATGGATGTTGATGGGGATGAGCAGTCTGAGGCGGGATCCGATGAATGGATTGGTTTAGAATAG
- a CDS encoding hypothetical protein (EggNog:ENOG41) yields MVKINSIAALAASIAAVSAQTYQRLGTCPTLGCVLPPDQSDFLPGQLFDLRVEVHAPVNGSEAAHNGKPDEKFTVTIAKKGQKAKDFAKAFGVSEPKLETWKFKWYEDLFAEDEDKPSIVNVASKVYRKIALYEPGTYTVTLNYYNGEKTTAEWTVRELQPKRKAKNVIFFIGDGMTTNMITAARLLGHKSINGKYQTLMKLDEFPVLGHQMTHSIDSYITDSANSASALYTGHKSTVNAMGVYADSSPNPFDDPKVETIVEVFKRVWGGAWGAVSTAFLADATPIALSGHTRLRGQYGPLIDQALNGMTNYSWTQHGGPDVFFGGGAENFFAGKGSYQGKDYYKEFQKKGYTVSLNKTSLLKADKSKRALGVFCQSNLPVWLDRNVYKDNLEGRDNNPTGGKGDASDLPGLKDMTLKAIDVLATRGKDKGFFLMSEAASIDKQMHALDYDRALGDLLELDDTVRATVEKLKKLKILDETLIIVSADHGHGFDVYGSADTEYLAQQEDDRDKRRAIGTYAQSGESQYTKKAKGINYGTGANFPTNWEPRYAIAAGVAAVPDHREDYKVKKAGPREAAVELKDDDYYANPEDSPKGFLINGTISTDNAQGVHSLTDVPVYALGPCQETFSGTFNNVDIFYKIANCLGLAQGKKQGY; encoded by the exons ATGGTCAAGATCAATTCCATTGCCGCTCTGGCAGCCTCAATTGCTGCTGTGTCTGCTCAGACCTACCAGCGTCTCGGCACATGTCCCACTCTGGGCTGTGTTCTTCCCCCCGACCAGAGTGATTTCCTGCCTGGCCAGCTCTTCGATCTCCGTGTCGAGGTCCACGCTCCCGTAAACGGCTCTGAGGCTGCTCACAACGGAAAGCCTGACGAGAAGTTCACTGTGACAATCGCCAAGAAGGGCCAAAAGGCCAAGGATTTTGCAAAGGCCTTTGGTGTTAGTGAGCCCAAGCTCGAGACATGGAAGTTCAAGTGGTACGAGGATCTATTtgccgaagacgaggacaagCCCAGCATTGTCAACGTTGCTTCCAAGGTCTACCGCAAGATTGCCCTCTACGAACCCGGAACGTACACCGTTACCCTCAACTACTACAACGGCGAAAAGACCACTGCCGAGTGGACTGTTCGCGAGCTTCAGCCTAAGCGAAAAGCCAAGAATGTCATCTTCTTTATTGGTGATGGCATGACCACCAACATG ATCACTGCCGCTCGTCTTTTGGGACACAAGAGCATCAACGGAAAGTACCAGACCCTGATGAAGCTGGACGAGTTCCCTGTTCTCGGTCACCAGATGACCCATTCGATCGACAGCTACATCACCGACTCTGCCAACTCCGCCTCTGCTCTTTACACTGGCCACAAGAGTACTGTCAACGCCATGGG TGTCTACGCTGATTCATCTCCCAACCCCTTCGATGACCCCAAGGTTGAGACCATTGTCGAGGTCTTCAAGCGTGTCTGG GGCGGTGCTTGGGGTGCTGTTTCTACCGCTTTCCTTGCCGATGCTACCCCCATTGCTCTCAGTGGTCACACCCGTCTCCGAGGCCAGTACGGTCCTTTGATCGACCAGGCTCTCAACGGCATGACCAACTACAGCTGGACCCAGCACGGTGGCCCCGATGTTTTCTTCGGTGGCGGTGCTGAGAACTTCTTCGCCGGTAAGGGCTCTTACCAGGGCAAGGACTACTACAAGGAGTTCCAGAAGAAGGGCTACACCGTCTCTCTTAACAAGACCTCTCTCCTCAAGGCCGATAAGAGCAAGCGTGCTCTCGGTGTTTTCTGCCAGAGCAACCTCCCCGTCTGGCTCGACCGCAACGTCTACAAGGACAACCTCGAGGGCCGCGACAACAACCCTACCGGCGGTAAGGGTGATGCTTCTGATCTCCCTGGTCTCAAGGACATGAccctcaaggccattgacGTTCTTGCTACCCGTGGTAAGGACAAGGGTTTCTTCCTCATGTCTGAGGCTGCCTCTATCGACAAGCAGATGCACGCTCTCGACTACGACCGTGCTCTCGGTGATCTTCTCGAGCTTGACGATACCGTCCGTGCtactgttgagaagctcaagaagctcaagattctCGATGAgaccctcatcatcgtctctgCTGACCACGGCCACGGTTTCGA CGTTTACGGTTCCGCCGACACTGAGTACCTCGCCCAGCAGGAGGATGACCGCGACAAGCGCCGTGCCATCGGCACCTACGCTCAGTCCGGTGAGTCTCAGTacaccaagaaggccaagggcatCAACTACGGCACTGGCGCCAACTTCCCTACCAACTGGGAGCCCCGATACGCCATCGCCGCTGGTGTCGCTGCCGTCCCTGACCACCGTGAGGActacaaggtcaagaaggccgGCCCCCGCGAGGCTGCCGTCGAGCTCAAGGACGATGACTACTACGCCAACCCCGAGGATTCTCCCAAGGGTTTCCTCATCAACGGTACTATCAGCACTGATAACGCCCAGGGTGTTCACTCTCTCACCGATGTCCCTGTCTATGCTCTTGGTCCTTGTCAGGAGACTTTCAGTGGCACTTTCAACAACGTTGACATCTTTTACAAGATTGCCAACTGCCTTGGTCTTGCTCAGGGCAAGAAGCAGGGTTATTAG